The following DNA comes from Lujinxingia sediminis.
GTTGTACATGCCCCAGGAGCTGGGAACGAAGTCGCGGTGGAGCGCGGTCACGACGATGACGAAGCGCTCAAACCACATACCCAGGTTCACAAAGAGCGAGAGGATGAAGAGCACCGGGATGGAGCGACGCAGCTTCTTGAACCACAGCAGCTGCGGGAGCACCATGTTGCAGCCGTACATGATGAAGGCCGACCAGGCATAGGGGCCAAACATACGGTTGGCGAAGTGGAAGCGCTCCGCGGGCACAGCCGAGTAGTAGGCGATGATGAACTCGGTGAGGTACGCGATGCCGACCACGCCACTGGTAAGCAGCACGACCTTGGCCATGGCTTCCAGGTGGTTGATGGTGATGTAGCTCTTCAGGTCGAAGACGTGACGCAGGATGATCGTGAGCGTGATGACCATCGCGAAGCCACTGAAGATCGCGCCCGCAACGAAGTAGGGCGGGAAGATCGTCGTGTGCCAACCCGGAATCACGGAAACCGCGAAGTCGAAGGACACGATGGTGTGCACGGAGAGGACCAGAGGCGTGGCCAGACCGGCCAGCATCAGGTAGGCGGCCTCATAGTGGCGCCAGGAGCGGTTTCCACCGGTCCAGCCCAGGCTCAAGATGCCGTAGATCTTCTTGCGCAGCGGGTGCTTCGCACGGTCGCGAATGGTGGCCAGGTCAGGCACCAGACCGACGTACCAGAAGACCACCGAGATCGTCGCGTAGGTCGAGACGGCGAAGACGTCCCACAGAAGCGGCGAGTTGAAGTTGACCCACAGCGGTCCGCGTCCGTTGGGAAGCGGGAAGAGCCAGTAGGCAAACCAGGGGCGGCCGGTGTGCAAAAGCGGGAAGAGACCGGCGACCATAACGGCGAAGATCGTCATCGCCTCGGCCGAGCGGTTAATGGCCGTACGCCAGTTCTGCCGGAAGAGGAAAAGGATGGCCGAGATCAGCGTCCCGGCGTGTCCAATACCAATCCAGAAGACGAAGTTGATGATGAACACACCCCAGCCGACCGGGTGGCTGATGCCGCTGGTACCGATACCGGTACCGATGGCAACACC
Coding sequences within:
- the nrfD gene encoding NrfD/PsrC family molybdoenzyme membrane anchor subunit gives rise to the protein MKQSELQGRPRAAEAEGPFGGPLARREPLVADNKTWAQVDDDIARHTEVMPTARWWAVFVPSVLLMLVFLSSLGVAIGTGIGTSGISHPVGWGVFIINFVFWIGIGHAGTLISAILFLFRQNWRTAINRSAEAMTIFAVMVAGLFPLLHTGRPWFAYWLFPLPNGRGPLWVNFNSPLLWDVFAVSTYATISVVFWYVGLVPDLATIRDRAKHPLRKKIYGILSLGWTGGNRSWRHYEAAYLMLAGLATPLVLSVHTIVSFDFAVSVIPGWHTTIFPPYFVAGAIFSGFAMVITLTIILRHVFDLKSYITINHLEAMAKVVLLTSGVVGIAYLTEFIIAYYSAVPAERFHFANRMFGPYAWSAFIMYGCNMVLPQLLWFKKLRRSIPVLFILSLFVNLGMWFERFVIVVTALHRDFVPSSWGMYNFKAMDWLLTIGSFGMFFTLFLLFARVLPTITMFEVKAVMSPEEASRKNRKEVVGG